A single Arachidicoccus sp. BS20 DNA region contains:
- a CDS encoding aldo/keto reductase, giving the protein MEYRKLGNTDLTLSVITYGAFAIGGNMWGGNEKKNSIASVQASIDNGVTSIDTAPFYGFGLSEEMIGEAIKGYDRSKIQLLTKFGLVWDGSNEGKGDFFFNAEDNGKVMPVFKYASKQNVIKEVEESLKRLNTDYIDLLQIHWADATTSISETMEALELLIQQGKIRAAGVSNYGVAQVEEARQTLFIASNQVSYSMLNRTIEKDLVPYGLANHLGIIAYSPMERGLLTGKYFKGGALKENDHRHGYFQQFELNKVQAFLETIMPIAVEKRVSLAQLVLRWTSLQKGITVVLAGARNAEQAISNANAINIHLSDSEMEFINQELSKI; this is encoded by the coding sequence ATGGAATACAGAAAATTAGGGAATACAGATTTAACATTATCGGTAATCACATACGGCGCTTTTGCTATCGGCGGTAATATGTGGGGCGGTAATGAGAAGAAAAATTCAATTGCCTCTGTTCAGGCTTCAATAGACAATGGAGTAACCAGCATTGATACCGCGCCTTTCTATGGATTTGGCTTGAGCGAAGAAATGATTGGCGAAGCTATCAAAGGGTATGACCGTAGCAAGATACAGTTATTAACAAAGTTCGGATTAGTTTGGGACGGCAGTAATGAAGGAAAGGGCGATTTTTTCTTTAATGCGGAAGATAATGGCAAAGTAATGCCCGTTTTTAAATATGCTTCAAAACAAAACGTGATTAAGGAGGTAGAAGAAAGTTTAAAACGATTAAATACCGATTATATTGATTTGCTTCAAATTCATTGGGCTGATGCTACTACATCTATTTCCGAAACTATGGAAGCATTAGAATTGCTGATACAGCAAGGTAAAATCCGTGCGGCAGGTGTGAGTAATTACGGTGTAGCACAAGTTGAAGAAGCCCGTCAAACGCTGTTTATCGCAAGCAACCAAGTTTCGTACAGTATGCTAAACCGTACGATTGAAAAAGATTTAGTGCCTTACGGTTTAGCCAACCATTTGGGCATTATTGCTTACAGCCCTATGGAAAGAGGATTGCTTACAGGCAAATATTTCAAGGGTGGCGCGTTGAAAGAAAACGACCACAGGCACGGTTATTTCCAACAATTTGAGTTAAATAAGGTACAGGCATTTTTAGAAACCATCATGCCTATTGCAGTCGAAAAAAGAGTTTCGCTTGCTCAATTAGTTTTGCGTTGGACAAGTTTACAGAAGGGAATTACTGTGGTATTGGCGGGTGCAAGAAATGCTGAACAAGCGATTTCCAATGCCAATGCAATAAACATTCATTTATCCGACAGTGAAATGGAATTTATTAATCAAGAGCTATCAAAAATATAA
- a CDS encoding alpha/beta fold hydrolase, which yields MNNNLFKSLNPLKPIMLIAIVMFTTSQLSAQQIKSSVSGYAPVNGIKVYYEVYGEGRPIILLHGAFYTIEMNWGQLIPELSKTRKVIAIEMQGHGHSPYSDRKLDIDTLASDVKGVMDYLKIDSADVAGYSMGGSVAYQFAVNYPKRLRKLVIISSTYKSSGWLPVVNGAFKNFKPEFFDNTPLKTAYDAVAPDTSKWHKFVEQMIAFADVPFNVGDSNIAKIKSPVLLISGDNDGLDKVELMKTYQLLGGGIAADLAPMPKSQLAIIPAQGHVSLMMQTKTILDLLNGFLK from the coding sequence ATGAACAACAATTTATTCAAATCGCTCAATCCTCTTAAACCAATAATGCTCATTGCAATTGTTATGTTTACAACATCGCAATTAAGCGCACAACAAATCAAATCTTCAGTTAGCGGATACGCGCCTGTTAATGGCATCAAAGTTTATTACGAAGTATATGGCGAAGGCAGACCAATCATTCTGCTTCATGGGGCTTTTTATACTATTGAGATGAATTGGGGACAATTAATTCCCGAATTGTCAAAAACAAGAAAAGTGATTGCCATTGAAATGCAAGGGCATGGACATTCGCCGTATTCAGACAGAAAATTAGACATTGATACATTGGCAAGTGATGTGAAAGGAGTAATGGATTACTTAAAAATTGACAGTGCAGATGTTGCAGGATATAGCATGGGCGGCTCTGTGGCTTATCAATTTGCCGTAAATTATCCAAAGCGGTTAAGGAAATTAGTAATCATTTCTTCCACTTATAAAAGCAGTGGCTGGCTGCCTGTTGTAAATGGTGCATTTAAAAATTTTAAACCGGAATTTTTTGATAACACACCTTTAAAAACTGCGTACGATGCGGTAGCACCCGATACAAGCAAGTGGCATAAATTTGTAGAGCAAATGATTGCTTTTGCAGATGTACCATTCAATGTGGGAGATTCTAATATTGCAAAAATCAAATCGCCTGTATTACTTATTTCGGGCGACAATGATGGCTTAGATAAAGTTGAATTAATGAAGACTTATCAATTATTAGGTGGTGGTATTGCTGCTGATTTAGCGCCAATGCCAAAGTCGCAATTAGCCATTATTCCCGCACAAGGGCATGTGAGCCTGATGATGCAGACAAAAACAATTTTGGATTTATTGAATGGCTTTTTAAAATAA
- a CDS encoding helix-turn-helix domain-containing protein, whose translation MQEEIDSSYIHKYDALRNLVFEILHYTLKMQPSINTEKQQTNASYRTAILFLELLERQFPIEDVRQRLSFRSPSDFAHQLSIHVNHLNRAVKETTEKTTSEIIAERVLQEAKILLKHTEWNVSEIAFALGFTEVTHFNNFFKKHTNINPMTFRKGE comes from the coding sequence ATGCAGGAAGAAATTGACTCTTCCTATATTCATAAATACGATGCGCTGCGCAATCTGGTGTTTGAAATTTTGCATTATACTTTAAAAATGCAGCCATCCATCAATACCGAAAAACAACAAACCAACGCTTCGTACAGAACCGCCATTTTGTTTTTAGAATTATTGGAACGGCAATTCCCTATCGAAGATGTTAGGCAAAGATTGAGTTTCCGTTCGCCGTCAGATTTTGCTCATCAGCTTTCTATTCACGTTAATCATCTCAACCGCGCTGTCAAAGAAACTACCGAGAAAACTACTTCCGAAATTATTGCCGAGCGTGTGTTGCAGGAAGCTAAAATTCTGCTGAAGCATACCGAATGGAATGTTTCCGAAATCGCTTTTGCGCTGGGTTTTACGGAAGTTACACACTTCAATAATTTCTTTAAGAAGCATACGAATATTAATCCGATGACTTTCAGGAAAGGCGAGTGA
- a CDS encoding SRPBCC family protein, translating to MELKTKVNAEEGKQDLLITREFDLPVELVFKAYTEAGLLEQWMGTKVLKLESKKHGSYRLETTYNGNVVFSANGTIHEFISNKKITRTFEMDNTPFGVQLEVYEFERLTDGTSKLNIHTIYESAAQRDEVLKMPFAQGINMAHDRLQEAVSKLK from the coding sequence ATGGAACTCAAAACAAAAGTGAATGCCGAAGAAGGCAAACAGGATTTATTAATAACACGGGAATTTGATTTGCCTGTGGAATTGGTTTTTAAAGCCTACACGGAAGCCGGATTGCTGGAACAGTGGATGGGAACAAAAGTGTTGAAACTGGAAAGTAAAAAGCATGGTAGTTACCGGTTGGAAACAACATATAACGGCAATGTTGTGTTTAGTGCAAACGGAACGATTCATGAATTTATTTCCAACAAAAAAATCACGCGCACATTTGAAATGGACAACACGCCTTTTGGTGTTCAGTTGGAAGTTTACGAATTTGAAAGATTAACCGATGGCACAAGCAAACTGAATATTCACACCATTTATGAATCGGCTGCACAAAGAGATGAAGTGCTGAAAATGCCTTTTGCACAAGGCATTAATATGGCGCACGACAGATTGCAGGAAGCTGTAAGCAAATTAAAATAA
- a CDS encoding DoxX family protein translates to MSKRNKIIYWIATVWLALGMTATGIGQLFKMQAGQGGAEMVTHLGYPIYLLVILGIWKILGTIAVLVPKFPLVKEWAYAGFFFIMSGAIFSHIASGDSIDAIFPSLFLLMLTIISWYLRPASRKIVLQ, encoded by the coding sequence ATGTCAAAGAGAAATAAAATCATTTATTGGATTGCCACTGTTTGGCTTGCGTTGGGAATGACAGCAACAGGAATAGGACAGTTGTTTAAAATGCAAGCAGGACAAGGCGGCGCTGAAATGGTTACACATTTAGGTTATCCGATTTATCTTCTGGTAATATTGGGCATCTGGAAAATTTTGGGAACGATAGCTGTGCTTGTTCCTAAATTTCCTTTAGTAAAAGAATGGGCTTACGCAGGTTTTTTCTTTATCATGTCGGGAGCGATATTTTCGCATATTGCATCGGGCGATTCCATTGATGCAATATTTCCATCGTTATTTCTTTTAATGCTCACAATAATATCGTGGTATTTAAGACCTGCGAGCAGAAAAATTGTTTTACAGTAA
- a CDS encoding DUF1801 domain-containing protein, translated as MNTQEQIKQYIASLPEPKRSEMQALHERILQILPNSKLWFLDGKDAQGKIVTNPNIGYGSYAIKYADGTSKDFYQIGISANTTGISVYIMGIKDKAYLAKTYKEKLGKASVTGYCIKFKTLNDINLDVLAAAIKDGVGQTI; from the coding sequence ATGAACACACAAGAGCAAATCAAACAGTATATCGCGAGCCTGCCCGAACCAAAACGCAGCGAAATGCAAGCGTTACACGAGCGCATACTTCAAATTTTGCCGAATAGTAAATTATGGTTTTTGGATGGCAAAGACGCTCAAGGTAAAATTGTTACCAATCCCAATATCGGCTATGGTTCATACGCCATAAAATACGCTGACGGAACAAGCAAAGATTTTTACCAAATTGGCATTAGTGCCAATACAACGGGCATTTCGGTTTATATCATGGGTATAAAGGATAAAGCCTATTTGGCAAAAACATACAAGGAAAAGCTTGGCAAAGCAAGCGTTACAGGGTATTGCATTAAATTTAAAACACTGAACGATATAAACCTTGATGTGCTTGCAGCAGCTATAAAAGATGGTGTTGGGCAGACAATATGA
- a CDS encoding putative quinol monooxygenase: MKIYLTAIIKAKEAYREEVYAVLKNMVKQTLKEEACELYALHQGIDDKNLFTFYEVWKNKEGLDIHNGKPYINDFSKLIDEKLQEQPTILLTTLI, encoded by the coding sequence ATGAAAATATATTTAACTGCCATTATTAAAGCAAAAGAAGCATATCGGGAGGAGGTATATGCTGTTCTCAAGAATATGGTAAAGCAAACCCTCAAAGAAGAAGCCTGTGAATTGTACGCATTGCATCAAGGTATTGACGACAAAAACTTATTCACTTTCTATGAAGTATGGAAAAATAAAGAAGGTCTAGATATTCATAACGGGAAACCATACATCAATGATTTTAGCAAGTTAATCGATGAAAAATTACAAGAACAACCAACAATTTTATTGACAACATTAATTTAA
- a CDS encoding ArsR/SmtB family transcription factor: protein MRRDIFQAIADPTRRAIIALIAVQAMTPNAIAENFHTTRQAVSKHLRILTECELVKQEQKGREIYYQLEVKKMKEIDKWLNQFRKMWEDRFDQLEAVMKKMQNKK, encoded by the coding sequence ATGAGAAGAGATATTTTTCAGGCAATAGCCGACCCTACAAGACGAGCAATCATTGCATTGATTGCCGTGCAAGCGATGACGCCGAATGCTATTGCAGAAAATTTTCACACTACAAGGCAGGCGGTGTCAAAGCATTTACGCATTTTGACGGAGTGTGAATTGGTAAAGCAGGAACAGAAAGGCAGGGAAATTTATTATCAGCTTGAAGTAAAAAAAATGAAAGAGATTGATAAATGGCTGAACCAGTTCCGCAAAATGTGGGAAGACCGTTTTGACCAACTGGAAGCTGTTATGAAAAAAATGCAAAACAAAAAATAA
- a CDS encoding SRPBCC family protein, whose protein sequence is MNSNLLFDFIVNRENNTINIQREFDAPRDLVWDAFTKPEIIDQWWAPKPFTSRTKYMDFKVGGRRFYAMVSPEGQEHWGIQEYTSISPKTNFKMLNAFADKDENPVLPGSDWDLNFSQQSGITTVFVSIYNESLERMEKMIEMGFKEGFTMALKNLDVYFEVGK, encoded by the coding sequence ATGAACAGCAATTTATTATTCGATTTTATCGTAAACAGAGAAAACAACACGATTAACATTCAACGTGAATTTGATGCACCGCGTGATTTGGTTTGGGATGCTTTTACAAAACCAGAAATCATTGACCAGTGGTGGGCGCCAAAGCCCTTTACATCGCGCACCAAGTATATGGATTTCAAAGTGGGCGGACGAAGGTTCTACGCAATGGTAAGTCCTGAAGGTCAGGAGCATTGGGGTATTCAGGAATATACTTCGATTAGCCCGAAAACCAATTTCAAAATGTTGAATGCTTTTGCAGACAAGGATGAAAATCCTGTATTGCCGGGTTCTGATTGGGATTTAAATTTCAGCCAACAAAGCGGCATTACAACAGTGTTTGTTTCTATTTATAATGAATCTCTTGAACGTATGGAGAAGATGATTGAAATGGGCTTCAAAGAGGGCTTTACAATGGCATTGAAAAATCTGGATGTGTATTTTGAAGTAGGAAAATGA